The proteins below come from a single Cylindrospermopsis raciborskii Cr2010 genomic window:
- a CDS encoding FHA domain-containing protein — protein MITCTACGYDQNPDNTEFCSICGSELPIAVTTASIIPPTIIQPAPPPISDNSYSPTIPLTRTSATARLVCKQINAPIPEFILENNAIVGIFDQDTGPVDIDLETFLGGDTVSRNHAEIYQEAGIWKVKDLGSTNGVFIKGQGQTRFSARITVPTPLKPDDEIAFGKVKFVFKNS, from the coding sequence ATGATCACTTGTACAGCTTGTGGATATGACCAAAACCCAGATAATACAGAGTTCTGCAGTATTTGTGGTTCGGAACTGCCAATTGCTGTCACTACAGCGTCAATCATACCACCCACCATTATTCAACCAGCTCCACCACCAATATCAGATAATAGCTATTCACCAACCATACCACTTACAAGGACATCCGCAACTGCTAGGTTAGTCTGTAAACAGATCAATGCTCCCATACCGGAATTTATTCTGGAAAATAATGCCATAGTCGGTATTTTTGACCAGGATACTGGCCCGGTGGATATAGATTTGGAAACCTTTCTTGGTGGAGACACCGTATCCCGTAACCACGCGGAAATTTATCAGGAGGCGGGAATATGGAAGGTCAAGGATTTAGGATCTACCAATGGAGTATTTATTAAAGGTCAAGGACAAACACGATTCAGTGCTAGAATTACTGTCCCCACTCCTCTAAAACCAGACGATGAAATTGCATTTGGTAAGGTTAAATTTGTTTTTAAAAACAGCTAG
- a CDS encoding protein phosphatase 2C domain-containing protein produces MSDYTNQLPLIIQENTCFHIQALPVEIISYLGQFTPDIYYFQVWIVGDAKPGLLRIGTTDGALNRELQLRTQLGDYQLISQVLLHTVVDNVVININNIHDIPGNIMDWEVLDVALTTTENQNPENTNTTIDSNQEVEYLEEEYYPEQEITTSVLSEKLLVLTYLPDENKTLETWLNNKPSLEESLLITSQICQVFRYLHQRGWCVINLVPKLMQIGTPGTPIKFFDLTNVFPVGELLNFGFIGDYCAPELAYGKYPVHETMSSYTVGALLYQIIHHKNLPSNPNQEIQINPIPRVYQLLKICLSYLPEERFTLEQFLKILVRTRQEMTIPKIYWDMASLSTVGLSINRLKNEDNYGIKYQNSGDRRTVILAGMADGMGGMSQGELASKLAIETVLESPLPLENHTKEECQEWLTSLFVQANEKVSAQVKDGGTTLSVIFAFSEQLMIGHVGDSRIYLLRQGEIQQLSQDHSLVALLFASGKITEEELSTHPDRNILTKSIGGKSRLSDGYVQDLRQTTSELTMRLEHEDIILLCSDGVWDLVSKNQLATNFITESNLQTAVNLTINQVLERGALDNATLLALRFLVTSNQGRW; encoded by the coding sequence ATGAGCGATTATACCAATCAGTTACCATTAATAATTCAAGAAAACACCTGTTTTCACATCCAAGCTCTGCCAGTAGAAATTATATCCTATTTAGGACAATTTACGCCTGATATTTATTATTTCCAAGTTTGGATAGTAGGTGATGCAAAACCAGGTTTACTCAGGATAGGTACAACTGATGGTGCACTTAACCGAGAATTACAATTGAGAACCCAATTGGGAGATTACCAGTTGATCTCCCAAGTTCTATTACACACTGTTGTAGACAATGTTGTTATTAACATTAATAATATTCATGATATCCCAGGTAATATCATGGATTGGGAAGTTTTGGATGTTGCACTAACCACAACAGAAAATCAAAATCCTGAAAATACAAATACCACCATAGATAGCAATCAAGAGGTGGAATATTTAGAGGAGGAATATTATCCAGAACAGGAAATTACTACCAGTGTATTAAGTGAAAAATTGCTGGTTCTTACCTATCTTCCCGATGAAAATAAAACCTTGGAAACTTGGCTGAATAATAAACCTAGTTTGGAAGAGTCTTTGTTAATTACCAGCCAAATCTGTCAAGTGTTTCGCTATCTTCATCAAAGAGGATGGTGTGTTATTAATCTCGTTCCCAAATTAATGCAAATAGGAACACCAGGAACACCAATTAAATTCTTTGACCTGACTAATGTCTTTCCTGTAGGAGAATTACTCAATTTTGGGTTTATAGGTGACTATTGCGCTCCAGAATTGGCATACGGTAAATATCCTGTTCACGAAACTATGAGCAGTTACACAGTAGGAGCATTATTATATCAAATAATTCATCACAAAAACTTACCCAGTAACCCAAATCAAGAAATACAAATCAATCCTATACCTCGAGTTTATCAACTGCTAAAAATTTGTCTATCTTACTTACCAGAAGAAAGATTTACATTGGAACAGTTTTTAAAAATATTAGTCCGTACTCGACAGGAGATGACTATCCCCAAAATTTATTGGGACATGGCAAGTTTATCTACTGTAGGACTCTCAATTAATCGCTTGAAAAATGAAGATAACTATGGGATTAAATACCAAAATAGTGGCGATCGCCGGACGGTAATTTTGGCTGGGATGGCGGATGGTATGGGAGGAATGTCTCAGGGGGAATTGGCGAGTAAATTGGCTATAGAAACCGTGCTAGAATCTCCCTTACCTTTAGAAAATCATACCAAGGAGGAATGCCAAGAGTGGCTAACTTCCCTATTTGTTCAAGCTAATGAGAAAGTTTCTGCACAAGTAAAAGATGGGGGAACAACTTTAAGTGTTATTTTTGCTTTTTCGGAACAACTAATGATTGGTCATGTGGGGGATAGTCGTATTTATTTACTGCGTCAAGGAGAAATTCAACAACTTAGTCAAGATCACTCTTTAGTGGCACTATTATTTGCTAGTGGAAAAATTACGGAAGAGGAATTGTCAACACATCCAGATAGAAATATTCTGACTAAATCTATTGGTGGAAAAAGTAGATTGAGTGATGGCTATGTTCAAGATCTAAGACAAACTACTTCAGAATTAACAATGAGATTAGAACATGAAGATATCATACTACTCTGTTCTGATGGAGTTTGGGACTTAGTTTCTAAAAACCAACTTGCCACAAATTTCATCACTGAATCTAACTTGCAAACAGCTGTGAACCTTACTATTAACCAAGTTTTAGAAAGGGGTGCACTAGATAATGCCACACTCTTAGCGTTACGATTTTTGGTTACGAGTAATCAAGGTCGTTGGTAA
- a CDS encoding protein kinase domain-containing protein, translating into MQCPTCLTDNSDNAISCIACGTPLIPENTVSNLHLTPGTLIGSGRYRIERILGQGGFGITYAATSLINSAQVAIKELWPEKAARHGNSVLWPTSITPAQRLEQLQKFQWEANYLQQCKHPHIAEIYEYFPENNTAYMVMELLNGKSLDKILLQEGILQENKVKDYFWQIASALQIIHDHNLLHRDIKPENIIIVPPNRAVLIDFGAAREFIAGQTGDMTRILTAGYAPYEQYIQRSRNFPATDLYALCASMYELLTGKLPTEATERASQLLQNTQSDALIPPRQLNSNITPLMEKIILTGMEFKVEDRFQTAQELMAAIQGNFVYPQHQKAKDLVKQGNLIGAVQVYQKYLQVQGSSPQAFVELALVQVYLDHNQAKIAATNAIKFQPNDGRGYGVLGLINCRENHWQDAVTNLQKGANLSPDQLWIKTNLAWALAKSGSLTAAKTIIDKVLQIESDSIFALTLQAWILLQQQEWKLVIRTSSQALFKLQNKLQTQLANLNDDEQELQSTLYTYLIMALERSVVTKKANDVNLRIQEFVDKSPNNAIAWGLKGWKQANEFLWQDSTVSFETAIQQTSVPGWVLMNYAVTQESLKNYQAAIEIYDKYITHIQNEIHVHGEKNSLLAFSHFRVGTLYAQLGSWKQAKAFLDKSIEFRDNYAEAYHNLGWVLLNTKNQHGEVENSREILAAYSQAIKLYNKSQKTQLASQIQQAFKLIGLTI; encoded by the coding sequence ATGCAATGTCCCACCTGTCTCACCGATAATTCAGATAATGCCATTAGTTGTATTGCCTGTGGCACACCTTTAATACCTGAAAATACTGTATCCAATCTACATTTAACACCGGGGACATTAATTGGTAGTGGTAGATATAGAATAGAAAGAATTTTAGGACAAGGTGGTTTTGGTATTACTTATGCAGCAACTTCTTTGATAAATTCTGCTCAGGTGGCTATCAAAGAACTATGGCCAGAAAAAGCTGCTAGACATGGAAATAGTGTTTTATGGCCCACATCAATTACTCCTGCACAGCGTCTGGAGCAACTACAAAAATTTCAGTGGGAAGCCAACTATTTACAACAGTGTAAACATCCCCATATTGCGGAAATTTATGAGTATTTCCCAGAAAATAATACTGCATATATGGTTATGGAATTACTCAATGGTAAATCTTTAGATAAAATTCTCCTCCAGGAAGGAATTCTCCAAGAAAATAAGGTGAAGGATTATTTCTGGCAAATAGCATCCGCTCTACAAATTATTCATGACCACAATTTATTACATCGGGATATTAAACCGGAAAACATTATCATTGTTCCACCAAATAGAGCTGTACTCATAGATTTTGGTGCAGCAAGGGAATTTATTGCTGGTCAAACAGGAGACATGACTAGAATTCTCACCGCTGGATATGCACCTTATGAACAATATATCCAAAGAAGTAGAAATTTTCCTGCTACTGACTTGTATGCTTTATGTGCATCAATGTATGAATTACTAACTGGAAAGTTACCAACAGAAGCTACAGAAAGAGCTAGTCAACTTTTGCAAAATACCCAATCAGACGCATTAATCCCTCCCCGACAACTCAACTCTAACATAACTCCTTTAATGGAAAAAATTATCTTGACAGGAATGGAATTTAAGGTGGAAGATAGATTTCAAACTGCTCAGGAATTAATGGCGGCCATACAAGGTAATTTTGTTTATCCCCAACATCAAAAAGCCAAGGACTTAGTTAAACAAGGTAATTTAATCGGTGCTGTGCAAGTATATCAAAAATATCTACAAGTCCAAGGTAGTAGTCCACAAGCATTTGTGGAACTGGCATTGGTACAAGTATACCTAGACCATAATCAAGCTAAGATAGCAGCTACAAATGCCATTAAATTCCAACCAAATGATGGTAGAGGATATGGAGTGTTAGGGTTAATTAATTGTCGTGAAAACCATTGGCAAGATGCTGTAACTAATCTACAAAAGGGAGCTAATTTATCACCTGACCAACTGTGGATAAAAACAAATTTAGCTTGGGCATTAGCTAAGTCAGGCAGTTTAACTGCGGCTAAAACAATTATAGATAAGGTTTTACAAATAGAGTCTGATTCTATATTTGCCCTAACTTTACAAGCATGGATACTTCTACAACAACAAGAGTGGAAGTTGGTAATTCGTACATCTAGTCAAGCCCTCTTTAAATTACAAAATAAGTTACAAACCCAATTAGCCAATCTCAATGATGATGAGCAGGAACTACAATCTACTCTATATACTTATTTAATCATGGCTTTAGAAAGGTCAGTGGTTACCAAAAAGGCTAATGATGTTAATCTGAGAATACAAGAGTTTGTGGATAAATCACCTAATAATGCCATAGCATGGGGTTTAAAAGGTTGGAAACAAGCAAACGAATTTCTATGGCAAGATTCTACAGTTAGTTTTGAAACAGCTATTCAACAAACTTCAGTTCCTGGTTGGGTGCTAATGAATTATGCAGTCACTCAGGAGAGTCTAAAGAATTATCAAGCTGCTATTGAGATCTATGATAAGTACATAACCCATATTCAGAATGAAATTCACGTCCATGGGGAAAAAAATTCCCTATTGGCTTTTTCTCATTTTAGAGTAGGTACTTTATATGCCCAATTAGGATCATGGAAACAAGCTAAGGCTTTTTTAGATAAATCAATTGAATTTAGAGATAATTACGCCGAAGCATATCACAACTTGGGATGGGTGTTACTCAATACCAAAAACCAACATGGAGAAGTGGAAAATAGTCGAGAAATACTAGCTGCATATAGTCAGGCAATAAAACTATACAACAAGTCGCAAAAAACACAGCTTGCATCCCAAATACAGCAGGCATTTAAACTAATAGGCTTAACTATTTAA